DNA sequence from the Parafrankia discariae genome:
GACACCGCCGTGACCTGGGGCGCGTCCTCGCTCAGCAACCGCTCGACGCTGCTGTTCCGGCTGCGTGAACTGCTCGACGCCAGCCGTGACGAGCTCGCCGCCGCCGTCGCCGCCGAGCACGGCAAGGTGCACTCCGACGCCCTCGGCGAGGTCGCCCGCGGCATCGAGTGCGTCGAGTTCGCCTGCGGCATCCCGCACCTGCTCAAGGGCTCACACAGCTCGGAGGTCTCCCGGGGCGTCGACGTCCACACCGAACTGCACCCGGTCGGCGTGGTCGCGGGCATCACCCCGTTCAACTTCCCGGTCATGGTGCCGCTGTGGATGCTGGCGAACGCGGTGGCGACCGGCAACACCTTCATCCTCAAGCCCTCGGAGAAGGACCCGTCGGCCTCGCTGATCCTGGCCGACCTGGTCACCCGGGCCGGCTTCCCCGACGGCGTGTTCAACGTCCTGCAGGGCGACGCCGAGGCGGTACGTGCCCTGCTCACCCACCCCGGGGTCGACGCCATCTCCTTCGTCGGCAGCACCCCGGTCGCCCGCTCCATCTACGAGACGGGCACCGCCGCCGGCAAGCGGGTGCAGGCCCTCGGCGGCGCGAAGAACCACATGGTCGTGCTGCCCGACGCCGACATCGAGTCGGCCGCGAACGCCGCCATCTCCGCCGGCTACGGGTCCGCCGGCGAGCGCTGCATGGCGATCTCGGTCGTGGTCGCGGTCGGCGCGGTCGCCGACCCGCTGGTCGACGCGATCGCGGCGCGCATCCCCGACGTCGTCGTCGGCCCGGCCTCCGACGAGGCGTCCCAGATGGGCCCGCTGATCACCGCGGAGCACCGCGACCGGGTCCGGTCCTACGTCGTGGGCGCGGCCGACGAGGGCGCCCGCGTCGTCGTCGACGGCTCCGCCGGCCGCGACGAGGGCTACTTCGTCGGCTGCTCGCTGCTCGACGGCGTCCGGCCGGGCATGCGCGTCTACGACGACGAGATCTTCGGCCCGGTCCTGAGCGTCGTGCGGGTGGACAGCTACGACGAGGCCGTCGAACTGATCAACAGCAACCAGTACGGCAACGGCGTGGCCTTGTTCACCCAGGACGGCGGCGCCGCCCGCCGGTTCACCCGCCAGGTCGACGTCGGCATGATCGGGATCAACGTACCGATCCCGGTGCCGGTCGCCTGGCACTCGTTCGGCGGCTGGAAGGCGTCCATCTTCGGCGACGCCCCGATCTACGGCCCGGAGGGGATCCGCTTCTACACCCGGCCGAAGGTCGTCACCTCGCGCTGGCCCGAGTCGACCCCCACCGCCGTCGACCTGGTCTTCCCCGCGAACCGCTGACGGCCAATCGCTGACACCGCCGGGGGTCCGGGGGGACGGGACGCATCACACCCGCTCCCCCGGCGCCCGGCCGGGGAGACACCGTGCCGAGGGCCGGGCCGGGTCCGGGCAGGCGTACCCGTCCGGTCAGGCGTGGCGGTCAGGCGTCGGCGCGGCGCAGGATCTGGCGGGCCTGCGCGACCAGCGGCGCGTCGATCATCCGGCCGTCGAGCAGGAACACGGCGCTGCCCTCGCTGCCTGCCACCACCCGCCGGGCCCAGGTGACATCCTCGGCGGACGGCTGGAACGCCTTGCGGACCACGGCCGCCTGCGAGGGATGGATGCAGGCCTTGGCCACGAAGCCGGACGCGACGGCCTCGTCGGCCTCGGCGGTCAGGCCGGCGACGTCGGCGACGTTCAGGAAGACGGTGTCGATCGCCGGCACGCCGGACGCGGCGGCGTGCAGCAGCACGGTGGACTTCGCGTGCCGCGCGATGTCGCGGTACCGGCCGTCGGCGAGCCGACTCGAACTCCCGCCGAGCGACGCCATCAGGTCCTCGGCGCCCCACATCACGCCCGCCAGGTTCGCCGCGCGGACCACCTCGGCGCTGGCGAGGACCCCACGCGCCGTCTCGCACAGCGCGACCACCTGGTAGGGGTCCGCCTCCTCGACCTCGCGGACGTCCTCGGTCTTCGCCAGCATGATCGTGCGGTACCCGGTGCGGGCGAGTGCACGGATGTCCTCGTCGTAGTCGGCGGTCGACCGCGGGTTCACCCGGACGATCACGCGCGCCGGGTCCACCGGGTTCTCGACCAGCGCCACGCGGGCCTCGGGGCGCCGTGCGGCGGCCACCGCGTCCTCGAGGTCGAGGATCACGGTGTCCGCGGCCGCCAGCGCCTTCTGGTACCGGTCCGGCCGGTCCGCCGGGCAGAACAGAAGCGACGATCCCAGTGCCCAGTCGGTCACGCTGTCTCCCACCTCGAAACTCCCGGCAGAACCTCGGCCACCGGACGGTCAGCCGGCGTCCGGGCCGCCGGTGCCCGGCCCGCCGGCGGCCTCGCCGGCCGGCAGGCGCATCATCAGCGCGGTCCGCTCGGCCTGCGCGACGAGCACACCGCGCTGGTTGCGGGCCCGGTGCAGAAAGACGGCGATGCCGTTCGCCGGCCGGGAGCGGGAATCCCGCTTCGACAGGACCTCGGTCTCGGCGTAAATGGTGTCACCGGCGAGGACGGGCGCCGGGAAGCTGATGGCGCCGAAGCCGAGGTTCGCCACCGTCGTGCCCTGCGTCAGTTGCGGGACACTCAGCCCGACCATGACCGACAGGGTCATCATGCTGTTCACGAGCCGCTCGCCGAATTCCGTCGACGCGCTCGCGGCGGCGTCGAGATGCAGGCTCTGCGGGTTCATCGTGAGGGTGGAGAAGAAAGTGTTGTCCGCCTCACCGAGAGTGCGGCCCGGGCTGTGCACGTAGATCGCGCCGGTCTGCAGCTCCTCGAAATAAAGCCCGCGCTGCTGAATTCGCGTCACATCTCCGCCTGATCTGTCCGCCCGATTTTCGCCCGCATTATTGCACCGACGATTTTCCGGATTACCCGTCCCGCGACGAACTGTACTGTACGGACCGGCCCACTCGACTGTCAACGCGCATACCGGTGTCCACCGATACCCGGACCGACCCTTATAGCAATTTCACCCGTGCCGGTCGACTGTTAGCCGCTGATAGTGGTCGACATCGCCCGGGCCGCGCCACCGGCGGGCGCGGGGGCGGGGGCGGGAGGGGGGCCTTGCTAGTTGCCCGCGTCACATGTTTACATTGACGTCGACTTTGAACGACGGCTCGGGGCCACCGTCCCGGGACCACCGTCATCCGGCGGACACACCAGCGGCGCCGCCCCGGTCGCGCCGCCAGCGCACCAGGGCGGGACGGGCGATGACATCGAAACCGAGGGTCGAGCTGGCGCTGACGCCCGACTCACGCTGGGACGTCGACACAGCCGGCCTCGTCGCGGCGGCCGCGGGCGCCGGGTTCGAGTCAATCGGGCTCGCCGTGGGCAGCGCCGACGCCGCAGGGGCGGCCGCCCTCGCCGCGGCGGGACTGCGCTGCCACGAGGTCCTGGCCCTGATCGTGACCGACGACGAGGAGGCCACCCTCGACCAGGCGCGCCGCGTCGCCGCGGCCGCCGCCACGGTGCGCGCGCCGTGGGTCCTGACCGGCTTCCGGGTGGGGCTCGACGAGCGGAGCACGGCGCTGATCGCCCGGTGCGCGGCGTTGTTCGCCGACGCCGGGGCCGGGATGGCCGTCGAGTTCAGCCCGCTGGGCGGCGCGAAGTCGATCGCCGCCGCGGTGGACGTCGTCGAGGCCGCCGGCCCGGAGCGGGCGGGGGTGCTGATCGACACGTGGCACTTCTTCAACGGGGAGAGCACCTGGGAACAGCTCGAACAGGTGCCGCTGGACCGGATCGCCTACATCCAGTTCGACGACGCGCTCCCACCGGTCTCACCGAACGGGATCAGGGAGACGATGCACCGCCGCGCGATGCCCGGCGAGGGGATCTTCGAGCTCGACCGGTTCGCCACCACCCTGCTGGACCGGGGCTGGTCGGGCCTGGTCAGCGTCGAGGTGCTCAACGCCGAGCTGCGCGAGCTGCCCGTCCCCGAGTTCGCCCGCCGGGCCTACGAGACGACCGTCGGGTACTGGCGTTGACGTGGCGGCGCCCACCCGGGAGGCGGGCATGACCGCCACCGGCGACGGTGCCAGCGGCAGTGCCGGTGCCGGNGCCGGGGCCGGGGCCGGTGGGCCGCGTTCCCGCCGGGGCGCCGAGACGAGGGCACGTCTCGTCGACGGCGCGCAGGCGGTCTTCGCGGAGAAGGGCTACCACGAGACCCGGGTCGCGGACATCGCCGAACGCGCCGGCCTGTCGCACGGCTCCTTCTACCACTACTTCGATTCGAAGGAGCAGATCTTCCGGGAGGTCGCCGCGGTCGTCGACGCCGCCCTGAGCGCCGGGATGAAGATCATCCTCGCCCGGAACTCCCGCGCGTCGCCGCACGAGCGGCTGACCGAGGCGATCCGCGTCCACTTCGAGGCGTACCGCGCGCAGGCCCGGATCATGAGCGTGATCGAGCAGGTCTCCCGGCACGACGAGCAGGTCTACACCCTGTGGACCCAGCTGTTCGGCCGGCACTCGGACGACGTCGCCCACTCCATCGAACAGCTGCAGCGCCACCGGCTCGCCGACCCCGCGCTCGACCCGGCCGTCGCCGCCGCCGCGCTCGGCGCGATGATGTGGCGCTTCGCCGAGCAGTGGCTGGTGCAGGGCCAGCCCGGGTGCGACTTCGACGTCGGCATCGAGCAGATCACCAGGCTGTTCGTGAACGCGCTCCAGCTGCGCGACCCCGCGGAGCCGCCCGACGAGCCGCCCCACGACGGGCCGCCCAGGCCCCCGGCACCGAGACCACACACCCCAGGTGGGACCACATGACTACGCCGATGACCGACCTGCTGGACCTGACCGGCCGGGTGGCCATCGTCACCGGTGGTGGAACGGGCATCGGGGCGGCGACCGCGCGGCTGCTCGCCGCCCACGGCGCCGACGTGGCCATCGCCGCGCGCACCGTCGACGACCTGGAGCGGACCGCGGCGGACGTCCGGGCCGCCACCGACCACCGCTGCCTGCCCGTGCCGACGGACGTCAAGGACGAACAACAGGTGATCCGGCTGGTGCGGCGCACCGTCGAGGAGCTGGGCCGGGTCGACATCCTGGTCAACAACGCCGGCGGCACCCGCCTGGGCCCGCTCTCCGCGCTGCCGACCAGAGCCTGGGACGCCAGCTTCGACCTCAATGTGCGGGCGGCCTACTTCTGCACCCGGGAGGCCGGCCGCCACCTGGTGGCGCAGCGCTCGGGCGCGATCGTCAACATCTCCTCGGACGCCGGCCTGCACGGGGTCCGCGGCGGCGCGCACTACGCCTCGTCCAAGGCCGCGCTGCAGATGTTCACGACGGTCACCGCGGCCGAGTGGGGATGCCACGGGGTGCGCGCCAACTGTCTCGCCGTCGGGCCGGTCGCCTCCGAACGGGCGGTCGAGGCGTGGCGCGTCGCCGGCATCGACACGTCCGAGTTCAGCACCACCCCGCTGGGCCGCCCGGGGACGCCCGCGGAGGTCGCGAACGCGGTCCTGTTCTTCGCCAGCGACGCCGCGTCCTACATCACCGGGCAGACCCTCGCCGTCGACGGCGGCCCGAGCCTGGGCGGAATCCGTGACACCTGAGGCGCGGCGGCGGGAGGCCGAAGGGACCGGCGGGACGGGACTCGCGACAGGTCCGCTCCGCGCGTCCCACCCGTGACCATGGGGCGTGGCACGGACGACGGCTGACGGCCCGGCAGGAACGGCGGACACAGCAGGCACGGCGGGTTCGCCGGGTGGAAGCGGCCGGTTCTGGGAGGACCGCTACCGGCAGACCGACCGGATGTGGAGCGGGGCCCCCGACGAGCTGCTCGTCCGGGAGGTCGGCGGGCTGCCGCCCGCGACGGCGCTGGACCTGGGGTGTGGCGAGGGCGGTGACGCCGTCTGGCTGGCCGCTCAGGGCTGGCGGGTCACCGCGGTCGACGTCTCCCCCACCGCGCTGGCCCGGGCCGCCGGCGCCGCGACTGCCGCCGGGGTCGCCGAGCTGGTCACCTGGCGGTGCGAGGATCTGGCCGACGGCGTTCCCGAGGGCTCCTTCGACCTCGTCCTCGCCATGTTCCTGCACTCCCCGGTCGGCATGCCGCGCGCGCGGGTGCTCCGGGCCGCCGCCGGACGGGTGGCGCCCGGCGGGACGCTGCTGGTGGTCGGGCACGCCGGCGCCCCGTCCTGGGAGCCGAGGAGAAAACCCCACACCCGCCTCGCCGGTCCCGACGACGTCCTGGCCGAGCTGGGCGCGGCCACCGGGGGCTGGACGGTGGAGCTGCGGGAGATGTACGAGGCACCCATGTCCCGCCCGAACGGCCAGGTGGGCTTCCGGGTCGAGAACGCCCTGCGCCTGCGACGTCCGACCTGACCGGCGGCGTCCCCGCAACCGGCGACCGCCCGGTGCCGGGCCGGGGGCACGAACGAGAACGACCCCGTGCCCCATGGTCACGGGGCACGGGGCACGGGGCCGAACGGCCGGCCGCGGCAGCCGTCGGGTGACGCGGTCAGCCGGCGATCAGGCGATCAGGCGATCAGGTGGTCAGGTGGTCAGGTGGTCAGGTGGTCACGATCGAGACACCGGCCGTGCCGGGCGCGCCGTAGAGCTGGGCGTAGCCGACCCTCGGGTTGCCGGGCACCTGCCGGTCACCGGCCTGCCCGCGCAGCTGGAGGACCAGCTCGTGGATCTGGCGCAGGCCGGAGGCGCCGACGGGCTCGCCGTTGGCGATCAGCCCGCCGTCGGTGTTGACCGGCAGCCGGCCGCCGATCTCGGTGGCGCCCTCGGCGAGCAGCTTCTCCTGGTCTCCGTCCGCGCAGAAGCCGTTCTCCGCCATGTGCATGATCTCGGCACCGGAGTCGGTGTCCTGGACCTGGATGACGTCGACGTCCTCCGGGCCGATGCCCGCGGTCTCGTAGGCCGCCTTCGACGCGAACACCGTGGGGGCCTCGGCGTGCTCCACCGCGGCCCAGGAGCTGTGCACCTCGTGCGCGCCGTAGGTACGGGTCCGCAGCGTGCTCGCCCGCAGGTAGATGGGGTTGGACGTGTACTGCCGGGCGATGTCGGCGCGGCACAGGATGATCGCCGCGGCGCCCTCGTCCGGACTGCAGAACATGTACTTCGTCAGCGGGAAGTTGAGCATCTGCGAGGTGAGGATCTCGTCCTCGGTCAGCGCCTTGCGGCGGAAGGCGTTGGGGTTCAGCACGCCGTTGCGGTAGTTCTTCGCCGCCACCCGGGCCAGCGTCCGGTGCGAGATCCCGTGGTCGTGCATGTAGCGGTTGATCTTCATCCCGAAGAACTTCGTCGTCAGGAAGTGACCGATGTCGCCGTACCAGGGCGGGGCGCTGTAGTGGACGGGGTCGGCCGTGAAGGCGCCGAAGGCGTGCTTGTCCATGCCCACCGCGAGGCCGATGTCGTACTTGCCGTAGCGGATCGCGTCGGCGGTCAGCTCCAGCGCGGTCGCGGCGGTCGCGCAGCCGTTGTAGACGTCCATGAACGGGATCCCGGTGAGGCCGAGCAGGCCCACGACCGCGTCGGGGTTGTCCACCTCACAGCTCCCGCCGAAGGCGAACTGGACCTGCTTCCACTCGAGGCCGGCGTCGGCGAGCGCGGAGCGGACCGCCTCGGCGCCCATCTGGATCGCGGACTTGTTGCCGAAGCGCCCGAAGGGGTGGATGCCCACCCCGATGATCGCGACGTCCTCCATGTCAGTTTCCTCCCTCGGACGGCGCGAACGCGTACGACATGACCTGGGTACCGTCCTCGTCGGTACGGAACGGGTAGATCACCAGCTCGAGCCCCATCCCGAACCTGATCTCGTCGGCCTTGCTGATGGTCAGGCGGCCCTCGACACGCACGTCGTCGCCGAGCTGCACGAGGCCCACCGCGAACGGCTTGAAGGTCTCCGGCGTCTCACCGCTGGCGTAGGGCTCCTTGGGCAGGAACTCCTGGGTGGTCCACGTCCACAGCGTGCCCTCGCGCGGCAGCAGGCGCTGCTCCATCTCGAGCTTGCCGCAGCGCGGGCAGGAATCCTGCGCGGGGAATGTGACCGCCGCGCAGCTGCGGCAGCGGGAGCCGATCAGCTGTGGTTTCTCCGCGGGCCAGGTGAACACGTCGGGTGCAAAGGGAATCTGTGCCATCAGAACACTCCTAGCCTGGTGACCGGCCACGGACAGGTCACTAAAAATCAT
Encoded proteins:
- a CDS encoding CoA-acylating methylmalonate-semialdehyde dehydrogenase, producing MKTIGHWINGKSAPSASGRVGRVFDPARAVQTGEVTLASAAEVDEVVRVARDTAVTWGASSLSNRSTLLFRLRELLDASRDELAAAVAAEHGKVHSDALGEVARGIECVEFACGIPHLLKGSHSSEVSRGVDVHTELHPVGVVAGITPFNFPVMVPLWMLANAVATGNTFILKPSEKDPSASLILADLVTRAGFPDGVFNVLQGDAEAVRALLTHPGVDAISFVGSTPVARSIYETGTAAGKRVQALGGAKNHMVVLPDADIESAANAAISAGYGSAGERCMAISVVVAVGAVADPLVDAIAARIPDVVVGPASDEASQMGPLITAEHRDRVRSYVVGAADEGARVVVDGSAGRDEGYFVGCSLLDGVRPGMRVYDDEIFGPVLSVVRVDSYDEAVELINSNQYGNGVALFTQDGGAARRFTRQVDVGMIGINVPIPVPVAWHSFGGWKASIFGDAPIYGPEGIRFYTRPKVVTSRWPESTPTAVDLVFPANR
- a CDS encoding SDR family NAD(P)-dependent oxidoreductase, with the translated sequence MTTPMTDLLDLTGRVAIVTGGGTGIGAATARLLAAHGADVAIAARTVDDLERTAADVRAATDHRCLPVPTDVKDEQQVIRLVRRTVEELGRVDILVNNAGGTRLGPLSALPTRAWDASFDLNVRAAYFCTREAGRHLVAQRSGAIVNISSDAGLHGVRGGAHYASSKAALQMFTTVTAAEWGCHGVRANCLAVGPVASERAVEAWRVAGIDTSEFSTTPLGRPGTPAEVANAVLFFASDAASYITGQTLAVDGGPSLGGIRDT
- a CDS encoding MaoC family dehydratase, whose translation is MTRIQQRGLYFEELQTGAIYVHSPGRTLGEADNTFFSTLTMNPQSLHLDAAASASTEFGERLVNSMMTLSVMVGLSVPQLTQGTTVANLGFGAISFPAPVLAGDTIYAETEVLSKRDSRSRPANGIAVFLHRARNQRGVLVAQAERTALMMRLPAGEAAGGPGTGGPDAG
- a CDS encoding Zn-ribbon domain-containing OB-fold protein; amino-acid sequence: MAQIPFAPDVFTWPAEKPQLIGSRCRSCAAVTFPAQDSCPRCGKLEMEQRLLPREGTLWTWTTQEFLPKEPYASGETPETFKPFAVGLVQLGDDVRVEGRLTISKADEIRFGMGLELVIYPFRTDEDGTQVMSYAFAPSEGGN
- a CDS encoding class I SAM-dependent methyltransferase: MARTTADGPAGTADTAGTAGSPGGSGRFWEDRYRQTDRMWSGAPDELLVREVGGLPPATALDLGCGEGGDAVWLAAQGWRVTAVDVSPTALARAAGAATAAGVAELVTWRCEDLADGVPEGSFDLVLAMFLHSPVGMPRARVLRAAAGRVAPGGTLLVVGHAGAPSWEPRRKPHTRLAGPDDVLAELGAATGGWTVELREMYEAPMSRPNGQVGFRVENALRLRRPT
- a CDS encoding thiolase family protein, coding for MEDVAIIGVGIHPFGRFGNKSAIQMGAEAVRSALADAGLEWKQVQFAFGGSCEVDNPDAVVGLLGLTGIPFMDVYNGCATAATALELTADAIRYGKYDIGLAVGMDKHAFGAFTADPVHYSAPPWYGDIGHFLTTKFFGMKINRYMHDHGISHRTLARVAAKNYRNGVLNPNAFRRKALTEDEILTSQMLNFPLTKYMFCSPDEGAAAIILCRADIARQYTSNPIYLRASTLRTRTYGAHEVHSSWAAVEHAEAPTVFASKAAYETAGIGPEDVDVIQVQDTDSGAEIMHMAENGFCADGDQEKLLAEGATEIGGRLPVNTDGGLIANGEPVGASGLRQIHELVLQLRGQAGDRQVPGNPRVGYAQLYGAPGTAGVSIVTT
- a CDS encoding sugar phosphate isomerase/epimerase family protein; translated protein: MTSKPRVELALTPDSRWDVDTAGLVAAAAGAGFESIGLAVGSADAAGAAALAAAGLRCHEVLALIVTDDEEATLDQARRVAAAAATVRAPWVLTGFRVGLDERSTALIARCAALFADAGAGMAVEFSPLGGAKSIAAAVDVVEAAGPERAGVLIDTWHFFNGESTWEQLEQVPLDRIAYIQFDDALPPVSPNGIRETMHRRAMPGEGIFELDRFATTLLDRGWSGLVSVEVLNAELRELPVPEFARRAYETTVGYWR
- a CDS encoding HpcH/HpaI aldolase/citrate lyase family protein produces the protein MTDWALGSSLLFCPADRPDRYQKALAAADTVILDLEDAVAAARRPEARVALVENPVDPARVIVRVNPRSTADYDEDIRALARTGYRTIMLAKTEDVREVEEADPYQVVALCETARGVLASAEVVRAANLAGVMWGAEDLMASLGGSSSRLADGRYRDIARHAKSTVLLHAAASGVPAIDTVFLNVADVAGLTAEADEAVASGFVAKACIHPSQAAVVRKAFQPSAEDVTWARRVVAGSEGSAVFLLDGRMIDAPLVAQARQILRRADA
- a CDS encoding TetR/AcrR family transcriptional regulator — translated: MTATGDGASGSAGAGAGAGAGGPRSRRGAETRARLVDGAQAVFAEKGYHETRVADIAERAGLSHGSFYHYFDSKEQIFREVAAVVDAALSAGMKIILARNSRASPHERLTEAIRVHFEAYRAQARIMSVIEQVSRHDEQVYTLWTQLFGRHSDDVAHSIEQLQRHRLADPALDPAVAAAALGAMMWRFAEQWLVQGQPGCDFDVGIEQITRLFVNALQLRDPAEPPDEPPHDGPPRPPAPRPHTPGGTT